In Sandaracinaceae bacterium, the genomic window CTGCCGAAGTAGTGGTTGACCATCCCGAGGCTGACGCCCGCCTCACGGGCGATGTCGCGCACCGAGGTCTGTCCCCGGCCGACATCGGCGAAGAGACGCAGCGCGGCAGCCAGGATGCGGGCCCTGGTGGCTTGGGCGTCGGCGTTGGCGGGTCGAGCCATGCGGGTGAGAGTAATCGAACGTTCGTATGATAGCAAGAACTAATCATACGTACGATTCATTTTCTCGGAAGTGGGTGATTGACATCACAGACCAGCATGCGAGCGTTCGGCCAGATGCTCGACCTCGCCCGCTTGAAGCGAATTCGCCTCACTCCCGAGCCGCTCGGGCAGCGTCTGGTCGGCGGCGTCCTGCTCCACGCCAACTACAACGTCCCGCCCGGAAACGTGCGCATCGACGTCGAGGGGCTGGAGCGTATCCCCCAGGAGCCGGTCATCTTCGCGATGAACCACACCGACAAGTACAACTACTTCCCGTTCCAGTACTACCTGTGGAAGCGCACCGGACGCCTCACCGCGACCTGGGTCAAAGGCAAGTATTACGAGAGCCGCGCGGTAGGCTCGTTCATGGAGTGGACAAACCAGCTCCCGACGGTCTCTCGGGGCTACATCATCGCTCGAGACTTCCTGAGCACCGTCGGACGCAAGCCCACGGTGCCCGAGTATGACGCGCTGCGGCATTGGGTCGATGACGCGGCGGCCATCGATCGCCAGCCGGGCCCGACGCCTGCCGTCGAGGTCCCCTCCGAGCTGCTACGCCAGGCTCGCAGCGTACTCGGCTGCCCCTTCGAGCCGTCCCAGCACAGCTACGCGGAGGCCGTCAACGCCACGTACGCCGCGATGATGCGTGAGTTCATCGGGCTCCACGAGCAGGCCTTCGGCTGTGGCCTCGACCTCCTGATCTTCCCCCAAGGCACCCGCTCGGTGGCGCTGACTCGCGGGCACGTCGGCTTGGCCCAAGTGGCCCTGCGCTACAAGAAGACCGTCGTGCCCATCGGGTGCAGCGGCAGCGACCTCCTCTACCCCGGGGAGAGCCCCTGGGCCAAGCCCGGACACGTTCGTTACCGCATCGGCGAGCCAATCGCCTACGGGGCCGTCCCCGACTGCACGATCGACGTGCCCTACGAGCCGTTCACGCCAGCCGCAGAGCACGCCCACCGCGCCGTGTTCCAGCGCCACGTCGACTTCGTCATGGACCGCATCAACGACCTGCTCGAGCCGCGCTACCAATACGGCGGCGACCCCGAGGGCACCGTGGTCGCAGGCACGGAGCGCTTCCTCTGAGCGCGCAGCAAGCCGAGCTGTACGCGCTCTTGCACCGCGGCA contains:
- a CDS encoding 1-acyl-sn-glycerol-3-phosphate acyltransferase, yielding MRAFGQMLDLARLKRIRLTPEPLGQRLVGGVLLHANYNVPPGNVRIDVEGLERIPQEPVIFAMNHTDKYNYFPFQYYLWKRTGRLTATWVKGKYYESRAVGSFMEWTNQLPTVSRGYIIARDFLSTVGRKPTVPEYDALRHWVDDAAAIDRQPGPTPAVEVPSELLRQARSVLGCPFEPSQHSYAEAVNATYAAMMREFIGLHEQAFGCGLDLLIFPQGTRSVALTRGHVGLAQVALRYKKTVVPIGCSGSDLLYPGESPWAKPGHVRYRIGEPIAYGAVPDCTIDVPYEPFTPAAEHAHRAVFQRHVDFVMDRINDLLEPRYQYGGDPEGTVVAGTERFL